A genome region from Methylohalobius crimeensis 10Ki includes the following:
- a CDS encoding alpha/beta fold hydrolase translates to MATTDQAPVDFDQQPYSEYRIDTVIYDRAARLLRFAQRFLNIHFKLHAPETDVHRGQIFVFNHFARFETLIPQYLIHECCGAYCCAIAHRELFQLDPHLTRVLLAIGAIPHDHPQLFPLLATQILRGRKVIVFPEGGMVKDRRVIDAKGRYRIYSRTTQTFRRHHSGAAVLALGLDIFKQAVLAAEHEGREDRLEAWQEQLDLPDRDAFLARCREPTLIVPADITFFPLRIDDNLLKRAVQIIRPGIGKRSLEELLIEGNLLMKDTDMDIHLGDPIRVDAYPRFWDRWLIQTELPHIGALDGIFNWHDHKNLKRRFLAWRIRHNGRRIRDRYMEAIYREVTVNPSHLAATLIYHTLAEGRTRIARKTFRKALYLAIKAVQREPTLFLHRSLRNPENYLALPEAEPSFLNQFLSTAESAGLIEPVGGYYHFLPKLCEEFELDTIRLENPVMVYANEVAPLTRIKKIGQQALRRADKLTPRERALQSFDDEVRAWHWDKAFYTAPCFEPLNRLEILRGDNGPFLLPNPPSGKKGVLLIHGLLSSPVAMRSLGEYLADAGYVVLAIRLKGHGTSPCDLRERRWKDWYASVRRGYRILAGLTETIALVGFSTGGLLALRQAADQPDQLAAVAAVATPVKFRTPTMTLVSLVHHTNRWTHWMRNGGFKAFVANQSEFPEINYRHIPIPALHELRQVIAETESRLADVKCPVLLLQGDADPVVDPDSAEWILEHLGSRHKMLIPVATALHNMIFKDPGGVHDRIRQFFDQHTAIEP, encoded by the coding sequence ATGGCCACTACCGATCAAGCGCCGGTTGACTTCGACCAACAACCCTACTCTGAATACCGGATCGATACCGTCATCTACGATCGCGCCGCCCGCCTGCTGCGTTTCGCTCAGCGTTTTCTCAACATTCATTTCAAGCTCCACGCGCCCGAAACCGACGTCCATCGGGGACAAATTTTCGTCTTCAACCATTTCGCCCGTTTCGAAACCCTGATTCCCCAATATCTGATTCACGAATGCTGCGGCGCCTACTGCTGCGCCATCGCCCACCGGGAATTGTTCCAGCTCGATCCCCATTTGACCCGCGTACTCCTGGCCATCGGCGCCATTCCCCACGATCACCCTCAATTATTTCCCCTGTTGGCGACCCAAATTCTGCGTGGCCGCAAGGTGATCGTCTTCCCCGAGGGAGGCATGGTGAAGGACCGCCGGGTCATCGACGCCAAGGGCCGCTACCGGATCTATTCCCGGACCACCCAAACCTTTCGCCGCCACCATAGCGGCGCGGCGGTACTGGCTTTGGGCCTGGATATTTTCAAGCAGGCGGTTCTGGCGGCCGAGCACGAGGGAAGGGAAGACCGCCTGGAGGCTTGGCAAGAGCAATTGGATCTTCCCGACCGGGACGCATTTCTCGCCCGCTGCCGGGAACCCACCCTGATCGTGCCGGCCGATATCACCTTTTTTCCCTTGCGGATCGACGACAACTTGCTCAAACGGGCCGTGCAAATCATCCGTCCCGGAATCGGCAAACGCTCCCTGGAAGAGCTCTTGATCGAAGGGAATTTGTTGATGAAAGACACCGACATGGACATCCATCTGGGCGATCCCATCCGAGTGGACGCTTATCCGCGCTTCTGGGACCGCTGGCTGATTCAGACGGAACTGCCGCACATCGGCGCCCTGGACGGAATTTTCAATTGGCACGATCATAAAAATTTGAAGCGGCGTTTTTTAGCCTGGCGCATCCGCCATAACGGACGCCGCATTCGGGACCGCTACATGGAGGCCATCTACCGGGAAGTGACCGTGAACCCCTCTCACCTGGCCGCCACCTTGATCTATCACACCTTGGCCGAGGGACGCACGCGAATTGCCCGGAAGACCTTCCGCAAGGCGCTCTATCTGGCGATCAAGGCGGTCCAACGGGAGCCCACGCTTTTTCTCCATCGCAGTCTGCGCAATCCCGAAAATTACCTCGCTCTGCCCGAAGCCGAACCTTCCTTTTTGAACCAATTTCTTTCCACCGCCGAAAGCGCCGGACTCATCGAACCGGTGGGCGGTTATTATCATTTTTTACCCAAATTATGCGAGGAATTCGAACTCGATACCATTCGCCTGGAAAACCCGGTCATGGTCTATGCCAACGAAGTGGCACCGTTGACGCGAATCAAGAAGATCGGACAACAGGCGCTCCGACGGGCCGACAAACTCACGCCCCGTGAACGGGCCTTGCAAAGTTTCGACGACGAAGTGCGCGCCTGGCACTGGGATAAGGCGTTTTATACCGCGCCGTGCTTCGAACCCCTCAATCGCTTGGAAATCCTCCGGGGGGACAACGGGCCTTTTTTACTACCGAACCCGCCTTCCGGCAAGAAAGGCGTATTGCTGATTCACGGCCTGCTCTCCTCTCCGGTGGCAATGCGCTCATTGGGTGAATACCTGGCCGACGCCGGGTATGTGGTCCTCGCCATCCGCCTCAAAGGCCACGGCACCTCTCCTTGCGATCTGCGCGAGCGTCGCTGGAAGGACTGGTATGCTTCGGTCCGGCGCGGCTATCGGATTCTGGCCGGCCTGACCGAAACCATTGCCCTGGTGGGCTTTTCCACCGGCGGATTGCTGGCCTTACGCCAGGCCGCCGACCAACCCGACCAGTTGGCGGCGGTGGCGGCGGTCGCCACGCCGGTCAAGTTCCGGACCCCCACCATGACCCTGGTGTCATTGGTGCACCATACCAATCGTTGGACCCACTGGATGCGAAACGGCGGATTCAAGGCATTCGTGGCCAACCAATCCGAATTTCCCGAAATCAACTATCGGCATATTCCCATCCCCGCGCTCCACGAGCTGCGCCAAGTCATCGCCGAAACCGAATCGCGCCTGGCGGATGTGAAATGTCCGGTACTGCTGTTGCAGGGCGACGCCGATCCGGTGGTGGATCCGGACAGCGCCGAATGGATTCTGGAACACCTCGGCAGTCGCCATAAAATGCTCATTCCGGTCGCCACGGCCTTGCACAATATGATTTTCAAAGACCCGGGGGGAGTGCATGACCGAATCCGGCAATTTTTCGATCAACATACGGCGATCGAGCCATGA
- a CDS encoding DUF1616 domain-containing protein, producing MNNITSKHKTDLLMWAGILVISFIFIGIFMAFTTTSPIELIKKILSAILIMFLPGYVIVKLYLDDVHLTENPALDRFILSFGLSIITVQSLAFLVNYFAIHSLDMDQEIRIGVENWVPPIIVILVISVAVGLKFFKGKLATFWQRLSDWFQQKLGDNGPMILMILTTFVSLAVLYGVIRLILLIMLKASGYQPY from the coding sequence ATGAACAACATTACCAGCAAACACAAAACCGACCTTCTGATGTGGGCGGGGATTCTGGTGATCAGCTTCATATTCATCGGAATATTCATGGCGTTCACCACCACTTCTCCGATCGAACTGATCAAGAAAATCCTCAGCGCCATCCTGATCATGTTCCTGCCCGGATACGTGATCGTGAAATTGTACCTGGACGACGTGCATCTCACCGAAAACCCGGCCTTGGACCGATTCATCCTCTCCTTCGGGCTGTCCATAATCACGGTCCAATCGCTGGCTTTTCTGGTCAACTACTTCGCCATCCATTCGCTCGACATGGATCAGGAAATCCGTATCGGGGTAGAAAACTGGGTTCCCCCGATCATCGTGATCTTGGTCATCTCGGTGGCAGTGGGCCTCAAATTCTTTAAGGGCAAACTTGCAACGTTCTGGCAACGGCTTTCCGACTGGTTCCAGCAGAAACTGGGGGACAACGGCCCCATGATCCTGATGATCCTGACCACCTTCGTGAGCCTGGCGGTGTTGTACGGCGTCATCCGGCTGATTCTGCTTATCATGCTCAAGGCATCCGGCTACCAGCCTTACTAA
- the metH gene encoding methionine synthase produces the protein MHTNPSFESSARIKRLLAERILILDSAMGTMIQNRRLSEADYRGQRFRDWPSDLQGNNDLLSLTQPRFIEEIHRENLDAGADIIETNTFNANRISLADYGMEDLAGEINREAAAIARRAADAATARTPDKPRLVTGVLGPTNRTASISPDVNDPGYRNITFEQLVAAYTEAVDGLVAGGADLLLIETIFDTLNAKAAIFAVKQYFERHGGQLPIMISGTITDASGRTLSGQTAEAFWNSLRHARPISFGFNCALGPKELRQYIEEIAGYVDTHVSAHPNAGLPNEFGEYDETPEDMAVHIREWARSGFLNIVGGCCGTTPEHIRAIAEAVEGVAPRRIPKAGHACRLAGLEPLNIVSPSHPSPASGGGEITKTPSPANGGGEIAMIPSPASGGGAGWGFINIGERTNVTGSARFRRLIREDDYDTALEVARQQVENGAQLIDVNMDEGMLDSEAAMVRFLNLAAGEPDIARVPVMIDSSKWAVIEAGLQCIQGKGVINSISLKEGEAAFLEHARLARRYGAAVVVMAFDETGQADSKQRKVEICTRAYKLLREKLDFPPEEIIFDPNIFAVATGIPEHHRYGLDYLEAVAEIKRTLPHALTSGGVSNVSFSFRGNNYVREAIHAVFLYHAIKEGLDMGIVNAGQLGIYEEVPGDLRDAIEDVLLCRRENADEYLLEVAEKYRGEGAAQAKEDLEWRTWPVEKRLEHALVKGITDYIDEDTEEARQDLGNPLRVIEGPLMAGMNVVGDLFGAGKMFLPQVVKSARVMKKAVAYLMPYLDAERQAGETAGRILMATVKGDVHDIGKNIVGVVLQCNGFEVVDLGVMVPADQILQTAREKKVDIIGLSGLITPSLDEMVHVAKEMKRQGFEIPLLIGGATTSRVHTAVKIAPHYSKPVVYVSDASRAVGVAGNLLSKDLRTAYVESLAQEYEEVRRRHAMKQDRTRLLSIEAARNNRYRDTWADYEPPPPIEAGLQVFDDYPLDELTRYIDWSPFFQAWELAGSYPKILEDEVVGEEARRLFADARQMLEQLVAEKWLEARGVIGLFPAASRGDDIVIYTDESRREVRTVLHHLRQQHQKPQGQPNYCLADYVAPEAADRADWIGAFAVTAGIGIEPHLERFEKDHDDYRAIMLKALADRLAEAFAEHLHQRVRREFWGYAADENWANADLIAEKYRGIRPAPGYPACPDHTEKHTLFDLISPEENAGIELTESFAMYPAAAVSGWYFSHPRASYFNVGKIGRDQVEDYARRKGVSTEQVEKWLAPNLAYTPEND, from the coding sequence ATGCATACGAATCCGTCCTTCGAATCCAGTGCCCGAATCAAACGGCTGCTTGCCGAACGCATTCTGATTTTGGACAGTGCCATGGGCACCATGATCCAAAACCGTCGCTTGTCGGAGGCCGATTACCGCGGTCAGCGTTTCCGCGATTGGCCCTCCGATCTGCAAGGCAATAACGATTTGTTGTCCCTGACCCAGCCTCGATTCATCGAGGAAATCCATCGCGAGAATCTCGACGCCGGCGCGGATATCATCGAAACCAATACCTTCAACGCCAACCGGATCAGTCTGGCCGATTACGGCATGGAGGATCTGGCCGGGGAGATCAACCGGGAAGCCGCCGCCATCGCCCGCCGCGCCGCCGATGCCGCCACCGCCCGCACGCCGGACAAACCCCGCCTGGTGACCGGCGTGCTGGGTCCGACCAATCGCACCGCCTCCATTTCCCCCGACGTCAACGATCCCGGTTACCGCAACATTACCTTTGAGCAGTTGGTGGCGGCTTACACCGAGGCCGTCGACGGTCTGGTGGCCGGGGGCGCGGATCTGCTGTTGATCGAAACCATTTTCGACACCCTCAACGCCAAGGCCGCGATCTTCGCGGTCAAGCAATATTTCGAGCGGCACGGCGGGCAGTTGCCGATCATGATCTCCGGCACCATCACCGATGCTTCCGGACGCACCTTGTCCGGCCAGACCGCCGAAGCCTTCTGGAATTCCCTGCGCCACGCCCGGCCCATTTCCTTCGGTTTCAACTGCGCGCTGGGTCCCAAGGAACTGCGTCAATACATTGAGGAAATAGCCGGTTATGTCGACACGCACGTGTCGGCCCATCCCAACGCCGGTCTTCCCAACGAATTCGGCGAGTACGACGAGACCCCCGAAGATATGGCGGTCCACATCCGGGAGTGGGCGCGAAGCGGTTTTCTCAATATCGTCGGCGGTTGTTGCGGCACCACGCCCGAGCATATCCGCGCCATCGCCGAGGCGGTGGAAGGGGTTGCGCCACGCCGAATCCCCAAGGCCGGACACGCTTGCCGCCTGGCCGGCTTGGAGCCGCTCAATATCGTTTCCCCCTCCCATCCCTCCCCCGCAAGCGGGGGAGGAGAAATTACGAAGACTCCCTCCCCCGCAAACGGGGGAGGAGAAATTGCGATGATTCCCTCCCCCGCGAGCGGGGGAGGGGCAGGGTGGGGGTTTATCAACATCGGTGAGCGCACCAACGTGACCGGATCCGCCCGCTTCCGACGCCTGATCCGGGAAGACGACTACGACACCGCGCTGGAAGTGGCCAGGCAACAGGTGGAAAACGGCGCCCAGCTGATCGACGTCAACATGGACGAGGGGATGCTCGATTCCGAGGCGGCGATGGTGCGTTTTTTGAACCTGGCGGCCGGCGAGCCCGACATCGCCCGGGTGCCGGTGATGATCGACTCGTCCAAATGGGCGGTGATCGAAGCCGGTCTCCAGTGCATCCAGGGCAAGGGGGTGATCAACTCCATCTCCCTCAAGGAGGGCGAGGCCGCGTTTCTCGAGCACGCCCGGCTGGCACGCCGCTACGGCGCGGCGGTGGTGGTGATGGCCTTCGACGAGACCGGCCAGGCCGACAGCAAGCAGCGCAAAGTGGAAATCTGCACCCGCGCCTACAAGCTGCTGCGGGAAAAGCTGGATTTTCCGCCCGAGGAAATCATCTTCGATCCCAATATCTTCGCGGTGGCCACCGGCATTCCCGAGCATCACCGCTACGGCCTCGACTATTTGGAGGCGGTGGCCGAGATCAAGCGGACGCTTCCCCACGCCCTGACTTCCGGCGGGGTTTCCAACGTGTCGTTCTCGTTTCGCGGCAACAACTATGTCCGCGAGGCGATCCATGCGGTCTTCCTCTATCACGCGATCAAGGAAGGGCTCGACATGGGCATCGTCAATGCCGGTCAGCTGGGCATCTACGAAGAAGTCCCCGGGGATCTGCGCGACGCCATCGAAGACGTCCTTTTGTGCCGACGCGAAAACGCCGACGAATACTTGCTGGAAGTGGCGGAAAAGTACCGCGGCGAAGGGGCGGCCCAGGCCAAGGAGGATTTGGAATGGCGCACCTGGCCCGTGGAGAAGCGCCTGGAGCACGCCCTGGTCAAAGGGATCACCGACTACATCGACGAGGACACCGAGGAAGCCCGCCAAGATCTGGGCAATCCCCTCAGGGTGATCGAAGGACCGCTGATGGCCGGAATGAACGTGGTCGGCGACCTGTTCGGGGCCGGCAAGATGTTTTTGCCCCAGGTGGTCAAATCGGCGCGGGTGATGAAAAAGGCGGTGGCTTACTTGATGCCGTATCTCGACGCCGAGCGTCAAGCGGGCGAAACCGCGGGCAGGATCCTCATGGCCACGGTCAAGGGAGACGTGCATGACATCGGCAAGAACATTGTCGGCGTGGTGCTGCAGTGCAACGGCTTCGAGGTGGTCGATCTAGGGGTGATGGTGCCGGCCGATCAAATCCTTCAAACCGCCCGGGAAAAAAAGGTCGATATCATCGGCTTGTCGGGCCTGATCACGCCTTCCTTGGACGAAATGGTCCACGTGGCCAAGGAAATGAAGCGCCAGGGTTTCGAAATTCCCTTGCTGATCGGCGGCGCCACCACTTCCCGGGTGCATACCGCGGTCAAGATCGCCCCCCATTACTCAAAGCCTGTGGTCTACGTTTCCGACGCCTCGCGGGCGGTCGGGGTGGCCGGTAACCTGTTGAGTAAGGATCTACGCACCGCCTATGTGGAGAGCCTGGCGCAGGAATACGAGGAAGTGCGCCGCCGCCACGCCATGAAGCAGGATCGGACACGTCTATTGTCCATCGAAGCGGCTCGGAACAATCGCTATCGGGATACTTGGGCCGACTACGAGCCGCCGCCGCCGATCGAGGCAGGGCTGCAAGTGTTCGACGACTACCCCTTGGACGAATTGACCCGTTATATCGACTGGTCGCCGTTCTTCCAGGCGTGGGAGTTGGCCGGAAGCTACCCCAAAATCCTCGAAGACGAGGTGGTCGGCGAGGAGGCCAGAAGGCTTTTCGCCGACGCCCGTCAAATGCTGGAGCAGCTGGTGGCGGAAAAATGGCTCGAGGCGCGGGGGGTGATCGGCCTGTTCCCGGCGGCGAGCCGCGGCGACGATATTGTGATCTACACCGACGAAAGCCGCCGAGAGGTTCGAACCGTTTTGCACCATTTGCGCCAGCAGCATCAAAAACCCCAAGGCCAGCCCAATTACTGTCTGGCCGATTACGTCGCCCCGGAAGCGGCGGACCGAGCCGACTGGATCGGAGCCTTCGCCGTCACTGCCGGGATCGGCATCGAGCCGCATCTGGAACGATTCGAAAAAGATCACGACGACTACCGCGCGATCATGCTGAAAGCTTTGGCCGATCGCCTCGCCGAAGCCTTCGCCGAACACCTTCACCAACGGGTGCGGCGGGAATTCTGGGGCTATGCGGCGGATGAAAACTGGGCCAACGCCGATCTGATCGCCGAAAAGTATCGAGGTATCCGCCCGGCGCCGGGGTATCCGGCGTGCCCCGATCACACCGAAAAGCATACTTTATTCGATCTGATCTCACCCGAAGAAAACGCCGGGATCGAATTGACCGAAAGCTTCGCCATGTACCCGGCGGCGGCGGTCAGCGGGTGGTATTTCTCTCACCCTCGAGCGAGTTACTTCAACGTGGGCAAGATCGGCCGCGACCAGGTGGAAGACTACGCCCGCCGCAAGGGCGTGTCGACAGAGCAGGTGGAAAAGTGGCTGGCGCCCAATTTGGCCTATACTCCCGAGAACGATTAA
- a CDS encoding Dph6-related ATP pyrophosphatase, giving the protein MTRKIGLSWSSGKDSAWALHVLRQTSTDRVTGLFSVVNERFDRVSMHATRVELLRLQAEAVGLPLQTIHLPDPCPNHRYDAIMGGFVADCAAQGTNSFAFGDLYLEDVRQYREKQLAGTGVEPIFPLWRLPTRELAEWMLAAGLEAYISCVDLKKLPASFAGRRWSRELLEKLPPEVDPCGENGEFHTIVVDGPMFAERIEVELGEVKQRDGFAYADIIPLNRGERRIP; this is encoded by the coding sequence ATGACAAGGAAAATAGGGTTGAGCTGGAGCAGCGGCAAGGACAGCGCCTGGGCGCTGCATGTTTTGAGGCAAACGTCCACAGACAGAGTGACGGGGCTATTCAGTGTGGTGAACGAACGTTTCGATCGAGTCTCCATGCATGCGACGAGAGTGGAATTGCTTCGCCTCCAGGCGGAAGCCGTCGGTTTGCCGTTGCAAACGATCCATCTGCCCGATCCCTGCCCGAATCACCGATACGATGCGATCATGGGCGGCTTCGTAGCCGATTGTGCCGCCCAGGGGACAAATAGTTTTGCCTTCGGCGACTTGTATCTGGAAGACGTGCGGCAGTATCGGGAGAAACAGTTGGCTGGCACCGGCGTGGAACCGATCTTTCCGCTGTGGCGACTTCCCACGCGCGAATTGGCCGAATGGATGCTCGCCGCGGGTTTGGAAGCCTATATCAGCTGCGTGGATCTGAAAAAGCTTCCGGCGAGTTTTGCAGGACGCCGATGGTCCCGGGAATTACTGGAAAAGCTTCCCCCGGAAGTGGATCCCTGTGGAGAGAATGGCGAATTTCACACGATCGTTGTAGACGGCCCCATGTTCGCCGAACGCATCGAGGTCGAGCTGGGCGAGGTGAAGCAGCGGGATGGATTTGCTTATGCGGACATCATCCCTTTGAACCGAGGCGAGAGACGC